From Psychroflexus torquis ATCC 700755, the proteins below share one genomic window:
- a CDS encoding flavin reductase family protein: MKSFLPSELETKKVYGMLSGSIGPRPIAFASTVDENGVPNLSPYSFFNVFSANPPILIFSPVRRVRDNSIKHTLENAMQTKEVVINVVNWDMVQQMSLSSTEYDQGINEFTKSGLTMLKSDLVTPPRVKESPVQFECKVNETIALGQEGGAGNLIIAEVVKIHIREDLLDEGLHIDQHKIDLVSRMGGNWYSRANQGMFEVEKPISKTGIGVDQLPESVRLSSVLTGNNLGQLGNLEYLPTEQENEFYINENELDHLVKSNSKEQLHATAQCYIEKNELEKALHILLAKQ, translated from the coding sequence ATGAAAAGTTTTTTACCTTCTGAATTAGAAACCAAAAAAGTATATGGTATGCTGTCAGGGTCTATAGGTCCTCGCCCCATCGCTTTTGCTAGTACAGTAGATGAAAATGGAGTTCCCAATTTATCACCCTATAGCTTTTTTAATGTCTTTAGTGCAAACCCCCCTATTTTGATTTTTTCTCCAGTGAGAAGAGTGAGAGATAATTCCATAAAACATACTTTGGAAAATGCAATGCAAACCAAAGAAGTTGTGATAAATGTCGTTAACTGGGATATGGTACAGCAAATGTCTTTATCGAGTACAGAATACGATCAAGGGATTAATGAGTTTACCAAATCTGGTTTGACCATGTTGAAGTCAGATCTTGTTACTCCGCCAAGGGTGAAAGAATCTCCTGTCCAATTTGAATGTAAAGTAAATGAGACTATTGCTTTAGGTCAAGAAGGTGGAGCAGGAAACTTGATCATTGCAGAAGTGGTTAAAATCCATATTCGAGAAGACTTATTAGATGAGGGCTTACATATCGATCAACATAAAATAGATTTGGTCTCCAGGATGGGTGGCAACTGGTATTCTAGAGCTAATCAAGGAATGTTTGAAGTTGAAAAACCTATTTCCAAAACAGGTATTGGTGTAGATCAACTTCCAGAATCAGTGCGATTAAGCTCTGTTTTAACTGGGAATAATTTAGGTCAATTAGGGAATTTAGAATATCTACCGACAGAGCAAGAGAATGAATTTTATATCAACGAAAATGAATTAGATCATTTGGTTAAAAGCAACTCGAAAGAACAGCTTCACGCCACTGCTCAATGCTATATAGAAAAAAATGAGCTTGAAAAAGCTTTACATATTTTACTCGCAAAACAATAA
- a CDS encoding RsmD family RNA methyltransferase has translation MRIVSGHLKGRRIIAPKKLPVRPTTDMAKEGLFNILNNRIHFQDIEVIDLFAGIGSISFEFASRGTQRITAIDKNYDCIKFLSKTADELEVALDVIKSDVFDYLQKTPLKADLIFADPPYDLSLENFEAIETAVRERKLLNEDGILIIEHSKHSKLDHIKSFQQQRRYGNSVFSFFEMEK, from the coding sequence ATGCGCATAGTATCCGGACATCTAAAGGGTAGACGTATTATTGCTCCCAAAAAACTCCCCGTAAGACCTACAACAGACATGGCTAAAGAGGGGCTTTTCAATATATTGAATAATAGAATTCACTTTCAAGACATAGAAGTTATAGATTTATTTGCAGGAATTGGAAGTATTTCGTTTGAATTTGCTTCGAGAGGCACTCAACGAATCACTGCTATTGATAAAAACTACGACTGTATTAAGTTTTTAAGTAAAACCGCTGATGAACTTGAGGTGGCCTTAGATGTTATTAAAAGTGATGTTTTTGACTATTTACAAAAAACACCACTTAAAGCAGATCTTATTTTTGCAGATCCTCCTTACGATTTATCTCTAGAAAATTTTGAGGCTATAGAAACGGCAGTGAGAGAAAGAAAACTCCTGAATGAAGATGGAATTCTTATTATAGAGCACTCGAAACATTCTAAACTTGACCACATAAAGAGTTTTCAACAACAACGCCGCTATGGTAATTCTGTTTTTAGTTTCTTCGAAATGGAAAAATAA
- a CDS encoding DUF3822 family protein, producing MSGHSKHIYKSLSIFILQDGFSFLILDEYQTPLEYNVFQIPIMSSTSELLNLIKPNINTAFIEREHIQSVDVIYGNSQFTIVPQDLFDQNYLPHYLKYSSQLIEGDDFAFDEISSAKANTVYIPYININNYLFDIFGTFTFTHLFTGLIEKGLINSKASNEYLLLHSTKHMFYLAAFRNEQLILSNAFTFETAEDFAYYALFTIEELNLNRKELILDFTGNFDKSEDNKAYQILSNYIKTMEFSNKKTPYHFENQLGFNEHYNLI from the coding sequence ATGAGTGGTCACTCAAAACATATCTATAAAAGTTTATCCATCTTCATTTTACAAGATGGATTTTCTTTTTTAATTCTAGATGAATACCAAACTCCTTTGGAGTATAACGTATTTCAGATTCCGATTATGTCTTCAACTTCAGAACTACTTAATCTCATTAAGCCGAATATCAATACCGCTTTTATAGAGAGAGAGCACATCCAATCTGTAGATGTTATCTATGGAAATTCTCAATTTACTATAGTACCTCAAGACCTTTTTGACCAAAATTACCTACCTCATTATCTAAAATACAGCAGTCAATTGATAGAGGGAGATGATTTTGCGTTCGATGAGATTTCTTCAGCTAAGGCCAATACAGTATATATTCCCTATATTAATATCAACAATTATCTTTTCGATATTTTTGGAACCTTTACCTTTACTCATCTTTTTACAGGTCTTATAGAAAAAGGACTTATAAATAGTAAAGCTAGCAATGAGTATCTTTTACTTCATTCAACAAAGCATATGTTTTATCTTGCTGCTTTTAGAAATGAACAACTTATACTTTCCAACGCTTTTACTTTCGAAACTGCTGAAGATTTCGCCTATTATGCTTTGTTTACCATTGAAGAATTAAACTTGAACCGAAAAGAACTCATTCTCGATTTCACAGGTAATTTTGATAAGTCTGAAGATAATAAAGCTTATCAAATTTTATCGAACTACATTAAAACCATGGAGTTTTCAAATAAAAAAACTCCGTATCATTTTGAAAATCAACTAGGGTTTAATGAACATTATAATTTGATCTAA
- a CDS encoding ATP-dependent DNA helicase: MDNQEFYKALRADFGHTPTSKQDLTLQLLSKFVLETSVDRIFLLKGYAGTGKTTIIGTLVKNIWKVKKKVILAAPTGRAAKVITNYSKQYAQTIHRKIYQPKSTSGGGVEFVPQVNKHKDTIFIVDEASMIPDFPSGDQLFNRGSVLDDLMEYVYSGDNCKLIFIGDTAQLPPVKSNLSPALDEKTLSTHYQMDVIPVELDEVVRQRFESDILLNATRIRETIETEDFEDFKFKLTNNTDMVRLIDGHEILDAINEAYGNLGHEETAIIVRSNKRANLYNQQIRSRILMREDEIAPGDFLMVVKNNYFWVKPKSEAGFIANGDIVEILEIFGLKELYGFRFAEVKVQLVDYPKMKPFETVIMLDTLSMNSPSLPYEDSNKLYQEVIKDYEDITSKYKKFMKVKQNSFFNALQVKFSYAITCHKSQGGQWDTVFVEQPYLPDGVGKDYLRWLYTACTRAKEKLYLIGFKDDFFEDNQL, encoded by the coding sequence ATGGATAATCAAGAGTTTTATAAAGCATTACGAGCCGATTTTGGGCATACCCCCACGTCAAAGCAAGATCTCACACTCCAACTTTTATCTAAATTTGTCTTAGAAACGTCTGTAGATCGTATTTTTTTATTGAAAGGGTATGCTGGAACTGGTAAGACAACCATTATTGGGACTCTTGTAAAGAATATCTGGAAAGTCAAAAAGAAAGTAATTCTTGCAGCGCCAACGGGTCGGGCAGCTAAAGTGATAACTAATTACAGCAAACAATATGCACAAACCATTCATCGTAAAATTTATCAGCCTAAAAGCACTTCTGGTGGAGGTGTCGAATTTGTTCCTCAGGTAAATAAACATAAAGACACCATTTTTATAGTGGATGAAGCTTCTATGATTCCAGATTTTCCAAGTGGAGATCAACTCTTTAATCGAGGTTCCGTTTTGGATGATCTTATGGAGTATGTGTACTCTGGCGATAATTGTAAATTGATTTTCATAGGAGATACAGCCCAGTTGCCACCGGTAAAATCTAATCTGAGTCCAGCTCTGGACGAAAAGACGTTGTCCACACACTACCAGATGGATGTGATTCCCGTTGAACTCGATGAAGTCGTCCGCCAGCGTTTTGAAAGTGATATTCTTTTAAATGCAACCCGTATTCGAGAAACTATCGAAACAGAAGACTTTGAGGATTTCAAATTTAAATTGACCAACAATACCGATATGGTAAGGCTCATAGATGGTCATGAAATCCTCGATGCCATCAACGAAGCCTACGGTAATCTTGGTCACGAAGAGACGGCTATTATCGTAAGGTCAAATAAACGAGCAAATCTTTATAACCAACAAATACGGAGTCGAATTTTAATGAGAGAGGATGAGATTGCGCCAGGCGATTTTTTAATGGTGGTTAAAAATAACTACTTCTGGGTCAAGCCTAAAAGTGAAGCTGGTTTTATAGCCAATGGAGATATCGTAGAAATTCTAGAAATTTTTGGATTAAAGGAATTATACGGTTTTAGATTTGCCGAAGTAAAAGTCCAACTGGTAGATTATCCCAAGATGAAACCTTTTGAGACGGTGATCATGTTAGATACGTTAAGTATGAATTCTCCATCTTTACCCTACGAAGACTCCAACAAACTCTATCAAGAAGTGATAAAAGATTACGAGGACATCACTTCAAAATATAAAAAATTCATGAAAGTGAAACAGAATAGCTTTTTTAACGCTTTACAGGTTAAGTTTAGTTATGCCATCACCTGCCATAAGTCACAAGGAGGGCAGTGGGACACGGTATTTGTTGAACAGCCTTACTTGCCAGATGGTGTTGGAAAAGATTACCTAAGATGGCTCTATACAGCCTGTACTAGAGCAAAGGAAAAACTTTACTTAATAGGATTTAAAGATGATTTTTTTGAAGACAACCAATTATAA
- the kdsB gene encoding 3-deoxy-manno-octulosonate cytidylyltransferase — protein MFKNFRAIAMIPARYEASRFPGKLMQDLAGKTVIVRTYEAAKSTQLFDEVYVVTDSELIFSEIEKEGGKVIMSQKEHYCGSDRIAEAVRDMEVDIVVNVQGDEPFINEKALSLLLKEFENDADGLIDLASLKVKLTEEDDIQNPNNVKVITDLKNFALYFSRSPIPFHRAKEIEVDYFKHVGIYAFRKKALTDFYNLPMSPLEAAEKIECIRYLENGKTIKMVETSEVSIGIDTPEDLEKARQKFN, from the coding sequence ATGTTTAAGAACTTTAGAGCTATAGCCATGATTCCAGCCCGTTACGAGGCCTCTCGATTTCCAGGGAAACTCATGCAAGATTTAGCGGGGAAAACGGTGATTGTTAGAACATATGAAGCCGCCAAATCAACTCAACTCTTCGATGAGGTCTATGTGGTGACCGATTCTGAACTTATTTTTTCTGAAATTGAAAAAGAAGGTGGTAAAGTGATTATGAGTCAAAAAGAACACTATTGCGGGAGTGATCGCATCGCTGAAGCAGTGCGAGACATGGAAGTAGACATTGTGGTGAATGTTCAAGGGGATGAGCCTTTTATCAATGAAAAAGCTTTAAGTTTACTTTTGAAAGAATTTGAAAATGATGCTGATGGTCTTATTGATTTAGCCTCCTTAAAAGTAAAATTAACAGAGGAAGATGATATCCAAAATCCGAACAACGTCAAGGTGATTACTGACTTAAAGAATTTTGCACTTTACTTTTCTAGATCGCCAATTCCTTTTCATAGAGCAAAAGAGATAGAAGTTGATTACTTCAAGCATGTCGGTATTTATGCGTTTAGAAAAAAGGCGCTAACAGATTTTTATAATCTGCCGATGAGTCCGCTTGAGGCCGCAGAAAAAATTGAATGCATTCGCTATCTAGAGAATGGTAAAACCATAAAAATGGTAGAGACGTCAGAAGTTAGTATAGGGATTGATACTCCTGAAGATTTAGAAAAAGCGAGGCAAAAATTTAATTAA
- a CDS encoding cryptochrome/deoxyribodipyrimidine photo-lyase family protein, with product MVNVVWFKRDLRLQDHAPLHLALQKKQPVLLLYIFEPILLKDSHYSERHFRFIKESLRDIQKQLEAYHTQVLIVEGNAEDVFKTIHQQLTIKSVFSHQETGLQITFKRDKNLKLLFKSLSIQWKEFVNNGVIRGLQNRKTWINLWENFMSQDLLYFSASLGQFENQNQIDSLKGQLSPVDLSTERNLNFQKGGRPTALRYLKGFLQDRYPNYQKNISKPLLARKSCSRLSPYIAWGVLSMREVIQASIEIQDKTKHKQALSQFQSRLRWQAHFIQKFEMEYHAEFQNFNSAFNVLEKPYNKALAEAWKKGETGFPLVDASMKCLIQTGYLNFRMRALLVSFFTHLLWQTWQEASSHLASLFLDFEPGIHYPQLQMQAGTTGIHTLRIYNPVKNSYKHDLDGEFILTYLPSLKGIPLEFVHEPWKLTAMEQSMYNFELGKDYPRPIIEMATTRQHASDSIWKIIQSQKSKIEGKKILKRHTLRGSR from the coding sequence ATGGTAAATGTAGTGTGGTTTAAAAGAGATTTGAGGTTGCAAGACCATGCGCCTCTTCATTTAGCTTTGCAAAAAAAACAGCCTGTCCTCCTACTTTATATCTTTGAGCCTATACTTCTCAAGGATTCTCACTATAGCGAACGCCACTTTAGGTTTATTAAAGAATCACTAAGGGATATTCAAAAACAATTGGAAGCTTATCACACCCAAGTTTTAATTGTTGAGGGGAACGCTGAGGATGTTTTTAAAACCATACACCAGCAACTTACGATCAAATCTGTCTTTTCACACCAAGAAACAGGTCTTCAGATCACATTTAAAAGAGATAAAAACTTAAAGCTCCTATTCAAGTCTCTAAGCATACAGTGGAAAGAGTTCGTAAATAATGGCGTGATTAGAGGTCTACAAAATAGAAAAACATGGATTAATTTGTGGGAAAATTTTATGTCTCAAGACCTGCTGTATTTTTCTGCAAGTTTAGGTCAGTTTGAAAATCAAAATCAAATTGATAGTTTGAAGGGTCAGCTCAGTCCAGTAGATTTATCCACAGAAAGAAACCTGAACTTTCAGAAAGGGGGTCGCCCTACAGCCCTTCGCTATCTCAAAGGATTTTTGCAAGATCGCTATCCCAATTACCAAAAAAATATTTCAAAACCACTACTGGCAAGAAAATCCTGTAGTCGACTCTCTCCTTACATCGCGTGGGGAGTCTTGTCTATGAGAGAAGTCATTCAAGCTAGTATAGAGATTCAAGATAAAACTAAACACAAGCAAGCACTCTCCCAATTTCAATCCAGGCTTAGGTGGCAAGCTCATTTTATTCAAAAATTTGAAATGGAATACCACGCAGAATTTCAAAATTTCAATAGTGCCTTTAATGTTCTAGAAAAGCCCTACAACAAAGCTTTGGCAGAAGCTTGGAAAAAAGGAGAAACCGGTTTTCCGTTGGTAGATGCTAGTATGAAGTGCTTGATACAAACAGGTTATTTAAATTTCAGAATGCGAGCCCTTTTAGTCTCTTTTTTCACACACTTGCTTTGGCAAACATGGCAAGAGGCCTCTTCGCACTTGGCAAGCCTATTTTTAGATTTTGAGCCTGGTATTCACTATCCGCAATTACAAATGCAAGCTGGAACTACGGGAATTCACACCTTAAGAATATACAATCCTGTCAAAAATTCATATAAGCATGATCTTGATGGAGAATTTATCTTGACTTACCTCCCCAGTCTGAAAGGGATTCCGTTAGAGTTTGTGCATGAACCTTGGAAACTTACCGCAATGGAGCAAAGCATGTATAATTTTGAATTAGGAAAAGATTATCCAAGACCTATCATAGAAATGGCTACCACTCGCCAACATGCGTCAGATTCAATTTGGAAAATTATTCAATCGCAAAAATCTAAAATCGAGGGAAAGAAAATCTTAAAACGACACACCTTAAGAGGGAGTCGTTAA
- a CDS encoding cryptochrome/photolyase family protein, with protein MKNKVRVFWFRRDMRLEDNVGLYHALSGVFSVVPLFIFDKNILNELQEDDARISFIFEQLQKMRSHLQDHYGSSIATYHSTPEEAFHELLKDFEVEAVYTNRDYEPYAHQRDSKINTLLANQGIEFHDFKDQVIFEKTEVEKNDGGMYLVFTPYMRQWKKEFENIDLKTFPSEDHLDNTYKNSMLPDVSLSDMGFVKSSIQVPDYNITKDLLEHYEDTRNIPSIEGTSRLSPYLRFGLIGYRKLIQAALSVKNETFLNELIWREFYKAILYNHPKTQNSAFKPKYDRIEWRNDENEFEKWKKGKTGYPIVDAGMRQLNETGWMHNRLRMVVGSFLCKHLLIDWRWGEAYFAEKLLDYEMSSNVGGWQWVAGSGVDAAPYFRIFNPYSQTDRFDKDKKYIMKWIPELNTDRYPKPMVDHKIARERCLETYKEAVKS; from the coding sequence ATGAAAAATAAGGTAAGAGTATTTTGGTTCAGAAGAGATATGAGACTAGAAGATAACGTAGGGCTATATCATGCTCTATCAGGAGTTTTTTCAGTTGTGCCACTCTTTATTTTTGACAAAAATATTCTTAACGAACTCCAAGAAGATGATGCCCGGATAAGCTTCATTTTTGAACAATTACAAAAAATGAGATCGCATTTGCAAGACCATTATGGATCATCAATCGCTACGTATCATTCAACTCCAGAAGAGGCTTTTCATGAACTCCTTAAAGATTTTGAAGTGGAAGCTGTTTATACCAATAGAGATTATGAGCCTTACGCTCACCAAAGAGATTCTAAAATCAATACCTTATTAGCAAACCAAGGGATAGAATTTCACGATTTTAAAGACCAAGTCATCTTTGAAAAAACTGAAGTTGAGAAAAATGATGGTGGAATGTATCTGGTCTTTACCCCCTATATGAGACAGTGGAAGAAGGAATTTGAAAACATTGATTTAAAAACTTTCCCTTCTGAAGATCATCTTGACAACACGTATAAGAATTCTATGTTGCCCGATGTATCCTTATCGGATATGGGGTTTGTGAAATCTTCTATACAAGTTCCAGACTATAACATTACAAAAGATTTACTTGAGCATTACGAGGATACACGTAATATCCCATCCATAGAGGGAACTTCAAGATTGAGCCCTTACTTAAGATTTGGATTGATCGGCTATAGAAAACTCATTCAAGCAGCATTATCCGTCAAAAACGAGACTTTTTTAAATGAACTTATTTGGCGGGAGTTTTATAAAGCCATCCTCTATAATCATCCCAAAACCCAAAACAGTGCCTTCAAACCTAAGTATGATCGCATCGAATGGCGAAATGATGAAAATGAATTTGAAAAATGGAAAAAAGGGAAGACTGGCTATCCTATAGTAGATGCTGGAATGAGGCAATTGAATGAAACGGGGTGGATGCATAACCGTTTGAGAATGGTTGTTGGTAGTTTTTTATGTAAGCATCTCTTAATAGACTGGCGGTGGGGCGAGGCTTATTTTGCTGAAAAACTTCTAGATTATGAAATGTCATCCAATGTGGGTGGGTGGCAGTGGGTTGCTGGCTCTGGTGTAGATGCCGCACCTTATTTTAGGATTTTTAATCCTTATTCTCAAACCGACCGATTTGATAAAGATAAGAAATACATCATGAAATGGATTCCAGAATTAAACACAGATCGGTATCCTAAACCTATGGTAGATCATAAAATAGCTAGGGAACGTTGTTTAGAAACTTACAAAGAAGCAGTAAAGTCTTAG
- a CDS encoding SDR family NAD(P)-dependent oxidoreductase, whose protein sequence is MRKNILLIGGTKGIGLEIVKELSPDHNIIVASRSDENLSDYDVTHHIFDALTDDISELDLPDTLDGFVYCPGSINLKPFKMMKPEIFEQDMQINFMSLMKATHGVISKLKNSKQASIVYFSTVAVQTGLPYHTSVAAAKGAIEGFARSLAAEYAPLFRVNVIAPSLVNTPLANKLLGNDKKKEKMDERHPLKRVGEPSDIGKMASFLLSDNSTWMTGQVIGVDGGMGSLNVS, encoded by the coding sequence ATGAGAAAGAATATTTTATTAATTGGAGGAACAAAAGGAATTGGACTTGAAATCGTAAAAGAACTTAGTCCAGATCACAATATTATTGTTGCTTCGAGATCTGATGAAAATTTATCTGATTATGATGTAACGCATCACATATTTGATGCATTAACGGATGATATTTCTGAATTAGATTTACCAGACACCCTAGATGGCTTTGTATATTGCCCAGGTAGCATCAATTTAAAACCTTTTAAAATGATGAAGCCAGAAATTTTTGAACAAGATATGCAAATCAACTTTATGAGTTTAATGAAGGCTACACATGGAGTTATTTCAAAATTGAAAAATTCAAAACAAGCTAGTATTGTGTATTTTAGTACTGTAGCTGTACAAACAGGTTTACCTTATCATACAAGTGTTGCGGCAGCTAAAGGAGCTATAGAAGGATTTGCTAGATCTTTAGCCGCAGAGTATGCGCCTTTATTTAGAGTAAACGTTATTGCACCATCACTTGTGAATACACCTTTGGCTAATAAATTATTAGGAAACGATAAGAAAAAAGAAAAAATGGACGAAAGACACCCCTTAAAACGTGTTGGTGAACCTTCAGACATTGGTAAAATGGCAAGTTTCTTATTGTCGGATAACTCTACTTGGATGACAGGACAAGTTATTGGAGTTGACGGTGGCATGGGAAGTTTAAATGTAAGCTAG
- a CDS encoding SRPBCC family protein — translation MIYEIHTRQKLPISKQEAWDFLSDPKNLKKIMPDEMGFEIISGADRKMFTGQLLQYKVTPLPGFKTNWVTEITHVEKPDYFVDIQLYGPYALWHHKHFIHEIEGGVEIEDLVHYKIPFGILGRMMHPILVKPKLNEIFKAREAKMVEKFGQY, via the coding sequence ATGATATACGAAATTCATACTCGACAAAAACTCCCTATTTCTAAGCAAGAAGCTTGGGATTTTCTATCTGATCCTAAAAATTTAAAGAAAATAATGCCAGACGAAATGGGTTTCGAAATCATATCTGGCGCAGATCGTAAAATGTTTACGGGTCAATTGTTGCAATATAAAGTGACACCACTACCAGGATTCAAGACCAATTGGGTTACTGAAATTACTCATGTAGAGAAACCAGATTATTTTGTGGATATCCAATTGTATGGGCCTTATGCTTTATGGCATCATAAACATTTTATTCATGAAATTGAAGGAGGAGTTGAAATTGAAGATCTTGTGCACTATAAGATTCCCTTTGGAATTTTAGGAAGGATGATGCATCCTATACTAGTTAAACCTAAATTAAACGAAATATTTAAGGCTCGCGAAGCTAAAATGGTCGAAAAATTTGGTCAATATTAA